Proteins encoded by one window of Gopherus evgoodei ecotype Sinaloan lineage unplaced genomic scaffold, rGopEvg1_v1.p scaffold_70_arrow_ctg1, whole genome shotgun sequence:
- the LOC115643767 gene encoding olfactory receptor 6C4-like, with amino-acid sequence MQLMEKGDVENQTDFTEFILLGFGDLPELQILLFLLFLVIYIVTMAGNILIIALVVTDQHLHTPMYFFLGNLSCLETCYTSAVLPRMLTSLLTGDRTISVEGCMTQFFFFCFLATTECYLLAAMSYDRYLAICKPLHYGTCMNGKLCLQLAAGCWVIGFLPCTITMCFMSQLIFCGPNEMDHFFCDFTPMLKLSCSDTSQMMLVLYIFSFPDAVSPFLLTLTSYVCIVSTILRIPSTTGRQRAFSTCSSHLIVVTLFYGTIMIVYMLPKSSNLRALNKMFSVCYTVLTPLANPLVYSLRNREVKEALRKAVRKYLALPNNSN; translated from the coding sequence ATGCAGCTCATGGAGAAAGGAGATGTGGAAAATCAAACAGATTTCACAGAATTCATTCTCCTGGGGTTTGGGGATCTCCCAGAACTGCAGatcctcctcttcctgcttttcctagtgatctacattgtgaccatggccgggaacatcctcatcattgCTCTAGTTGTAACTGATCAGCACCtacacacccccatgtacttcttcttggggaacttgtcctgcctggagacctgctacacttCTGCtgtcctgcccaggatgctgaccagtctcctgactggggacagaaccatttctgtggAGGGCTGCATGACacagtttttcttcttttgttttctaGCAACTACGGAATGTTATCTCCTGGCAGCGATGTCTTATGACCGATATTTAGCCatatgcaaaccactgcactatggAACATGTATGAATGGCAAGTTGTGCCTCCAACTAGCAGCTGGGTGTTGGGTAATTGGATTTCTACCTTGTACAATAACTATGTGTTTTATGTCACAATTAATTTTCTGTGGTCCCAACGAAAtggaccatttcttttgtgatttcaccCCAATGCTAAAGCTCTCTTGCAGTGACACCAGCCAGATGATGCTGGTTCTTTATATATTTTCCTTCCCAGATGCAGTTTCCCCATTTCTATTAACCTTGACATCCTATGTTTGTATCGTTAGCACCATCCTGAGAATTCCTTCCACCACCGGGAGGCAAagggccttttccacctgctcctctcacctcatcgtGGTAACACTTTTCTATGGGACCATAATGATTGTCTACATGCTACCAAAATCCAGCAACCTGAGAGCCCTGAATAAAATGTTCTCTGTCTgctacacagtcctgactcccctggCCAATCCCCTcgtctacagcctgagaaacagagaggtcaaggaggcCCTGAGAAAAGCTGTCAGGAAATATCTGGCCCTCCCAAATAATTCAAACTAG